Below is a genomic region from Loxodonta africana isolate mLoxAfr1 chromosome Y, mLoxAfr1.hap2, whole genome shotgun sequence.
gtgtattaaaCTCCCAAGTCTTCACCCAATTTTAACAATTACCAACATCTTACTAATCCAATCTCATCTCCCACCTATCTTTTTCCTAGAATACCTTAAAGCAAATCTCAAATAATAGGTCATTTTAGCTTTCAGCTGTACCTCACTGATCGCCTGAGTGGCACTAACCACAAGACTgatgaaagattggtggttaagTCCACCAGGAGGAATGCATCAGAAGAAATAATACAGCTATCATAAATCACATGCAAGGACATTCACAGAAGGACAATTCACAACGGCCACAAACTGGAAATCATCCAAGTGTTCATTACACAACAGGATATGACACAGCTACCAGAATGAGATTTACAACTacagaaaatataattttatctCATACATGTAATGGTGAGTGAAATGAGACAGGCCCAAAAGTTTACCATTATAAATACATAAACTATAAAAACAGCCCAAACCAACTTATGCTTAGGTATCAGGGTAATGTCACCTCTTTGAGGAATGGGAGGTCGTCACTGATATGAAGGGGACAGAAAAAATTTCAGGATTTGacttgttaaaaaaattttttttttcataatgtcTGTTTTAGATATTAACATCTTAAGCAAGTATGTCTCTCATGATACCTGCCACCTCCAGTACCATGTGGAATCAATAGGTTATCTGCAAACAGAAATAACCAATGTTGCAAAGTGGGCACCTATGCAGTCTCTGCCAACCACTAACCTGTTTGAAATAATTCTTAAACCTTAAGTACTTACCATCTAAAGTCAAAAAGTATTTTGTTGGAGTATTAGTAAAAGAGCTTTACCCAATTAATTTTCATAGCTCAACCATCCTCCACATCAAAATGCTTAATCTCATAAGTTGAAGTAAACCCACATGCAGTATAAGTTTTAGATTTCTATATTTATAGCAAAaactctattttctatattctaaattcataTCACCCTTTATCATTTATTCAAATATTGAAAGCACTGAAATATTTCTGCCACGTGAGAGTCATCTCACAGACAGCTTTCATATACAACACTGACCTTTTAATTTTTCAGGTTGAACGCTCAATCTTATTTCTCCATATTAAACCACCGATACCAAGATTACGTTCaactttttatttcagtaaaaTCAGAATAAACAGCACATGCAGTGCTAACATCTACAACTAATACAATAAGCAAGTACTAAACTTACAGTGACTTAAGTGCAATGTTTACATTCAGCAAGTTTAAATCCATTCTTGAATGTGGTTTTTAAAACCGTATTTACTGTAACATATTTCTAGCTGATTAAAACTGAATGTAAAGTCACTGGTTATGGcaatacacaaagaaaaccacatgTTTGAGGATTGCAAATATGCCAGACAGTCactaaaaacaaaagacaaaacacaCAACTAAAACTGCACAGAACCGAGAACTGTGGACACTTTGTATTAGTGTTTAGAAGTGTTTCAGTATTATCTTAAGTGTATCAAAACCTTGGCGTGTTTTAATTTTATAATGCCAAATTTTGTCTTAAATTTTGTCAGAAAGGTGACTATATTGCCAATGCTGGGTCTGTTTAATTTGACTTAAGTTTAATAGGACTTAACATTAAAAGCTCACACTACCCCGAAATGTATTATTTCACCTACGGTGACATTCAACATTCAAGCGCCAGtgttttttgtactgtctttTGGTCAAGTTTCTTTAAACTTTCAAAGAATCGCTTTTAGGCTtacaaaaataaatatctgtcaaaatgttcaataaatagtaCACAAAACTAGCAGCAAAAAGTATCTAAAATCTGTTGTGTGCAAATAGTTTTCTTCTCAACTCTCTAACCATGGTCCCAAATAAATTTTTAGAATCTAGTTCAACAGGCTGCTTTCAATAATCTCcaagagaaaaaataagatcGCAAGTTAGAAGGATACATACACAAGACATATATAAAATTCTCTGAATGTGCAATAAAATATGTACTTTGTAAAAAGTTATGGGCaaaatgtacaagagagtctAAACCTGTATTAATCGAAATAGCACCGTAACAAATGACCTCAATACTGTCAAGTGCAACTACTGAGTTTTACAACAAGGCACAATACACTGGAAAACCTATTGCACTTTTAAGAAATTTTTGCCAACTTTTTTATGCCACTATGAAGGTGTTTTCGGTCATTGCATTCTGGCCACAAACTCGGCAGACTCCAAGTGGCAGAAGCATTTTTAGTGGTGGATAATCTTTGGCCAAATTTATCATAAAGAGACTATAAATATAATGGAAACCTATGCAACTGAAGTAGACTGCACGATATAGGCAACTGCACTACAGAAAAATGACACCTTGTGCAGTTTAGTACATATTTCCAACCTGTGTGATCTCAAGGATTTTAGTTGGTTCTGAAACATTTCTAAAAAGTCTACAGTGTAAGCCATTTTAACCTCTCAATGCAGCTTTGAAGAGAGTAATATGAATTTGCGTTAAAATAAAGCCTGCTGCATAATCCTTCCTATTCCTTCCCTCTTGACCAAAAAACATCAACACTAGCATGCATTACAGACCAAAAACCAACCAGGCCTTGGTGACTGCCATGGTCAGCCATTCTaccatttcaattttatttatggCAGGCATTAAGAAAAATCTAAGTAGATGAAATCTCCCCAGAATACCAAGTTACCAGAACTTGCAACTTCTCTTGTAATATGCCCACAATTAGCAAACTTACAATAAACTGTTTAAACATTAAAAGAGAAATTGCTGTATTTAGTTGCATTAACTTCCAAAAGAGTTGCTTTGAACAATATATGCATGTATTCCTATGTATCACCTCATTATGACCAGAATGGCTTATATAAAGGCTATCAGGGGCCTATCCAGGATAGAGTGAGCAAGTCAGAACTATAACTTAGTACAGTTCTAAGTTAGAACTAAGGAACTAATTAGAAACTACTTTTGCTTTCAGATGTCCCTCACAAGCCCAACAATCTGCAAGTATCAAAAGCCCTAAAGCAGGCAGCTGCTTAAGCTGTTTTCCTTGTAACGTATAGGAATGAGGTGGTTCCTGCTAAGTTGTATCACACCTGTGTGCCAAGGTTTGATTTTAGCCCAAGTTCAGCAAATTTGTCAAAATAGTTGGTATCTTGAGCATTACCGAGCCAACAGGACATCAAAATAATAAGCTGTCTAAGAGTGAAAGTCACAGTACACTAACAAACAAATGATCCTCAGttacaaaattataaatgcaGTCTGGAGTGGTGGTAAGAGTGAAGTTAATCCAAACTACAGCAATTAAGTCTTCAAACCAACTTCTGAATAGGGCTGCTgattgttctttttatttcttcttatgaCCTTGAGCTCCCTTAAATATTTTTCAGGAGAATCACAGCTGGCAATGTACTGTAAGTTCTTGAAGCTATACGATATAGTCTGGCTAAGTTACATGTGGTTTCCATATTAGCTTGTTTGAAAGGGTGACTCTGGTGTCAACAATTCAGTTGCCCCACCAGTCAACGCCCTGGGAGTTATAATTTCCTCCATATCCATCACTACTGTAGAAGCCTCCATAGCCACctatcaagaaattaaaaaaaaaaaaattaagtcaccTGCTATTAGGATCTTTTCTTTATCAAAAGTACTGTGATATAAACTTTCTAAAAGAAATTTATAGCATTTTGGTATTCTTAGGAAATTAAAATTTTCAATAGTTTTTAAAACGTGCTTTCAAAAAGGTAACAAAAGGGAGGGAAAGCTGTTCCCAAAGATAAGAGATTAAAAATTAACATTACCTCCACTAaatcctctgctgctgccatgaCCACCTCCACCACTGCGGCTGCTTGCACGGCTACTACTAAAGCTAGAACTGCTGGAACCACTACTTTGTCGATAGTCTCTGGCACCAAATCCGCCACTGAATCTACtactaaaagaaaaaacatcGGTGGTTTGAGGATGAAGTACAATTAAAATGTCAACTCCTATTTAAACTTCCCAATTTCgaatttttgatttttaaattcaaTTCCCACTGTGGTCAGATtcctatacagtttccaatggCCTTGCTAACACTAACTTCATGTCACTCTTTCTAGTCATTCCCGTTAATGAATGTATTTAGATAGTTTACACAACTACTTATTAAACTGCTTTAAGCTGATCTTGGACAAAACTACTCTGCCTCAGCAAACAAGCATAAAAACTTATCCTGCTTTGTGATAATGGACCTAATACCTCTTAGAACGTCCACGACTGCTACCCTTGTAGTGGTGTTCACAAGCCATACTTTCTAACCAAGATGGCACTTCTTGTTTAGCTTCAACAAGAAGATCCAGCAAATCCTTGGTGATGTTTATATTTCTTTCATTGAAGAAGGAGGTGGCAAGACCTGAAGAGTTCAGAAAAGTACATAAGAAATTAATCAGAGTTCCACAAAGTAGCCTGGTGTTCTTAATTTCCTACGTAGAATACTAAAATATGATAGCGGGAGGCTTGAATACTGTTGTGATGGTGAACAAGCTTCAGTCGAACTTCCAGATGGAAAACAGATCAGGAAGaaaaggtctagcaatctacttacaaaaaaaaaaccagccagtgaaaaccttatgagtcacAGCACTGCAACTCCGATGTACATGCGATCCCATGAGTTGCAGGCCAGCTTAAGagcctaccctaaccttttctgcAGGCATTACAATAAAAACATGCTATCAGACCATTCACCAACTAAACACCTTACCAAGATTTCCTACACGTCCTGTACGACCAATGCGATGTACGTATTCTTCGATATCACTTGGCAGATCAAAATTGATAACATGTTTCACATTTGAAATGTCTAGTCCTCTTGCTGCCACCTGAAAAATAACTGTTGTGAGAAGAAAGCAAAATCCAAACATGCTtaatttgaaaagagaaatatacGCACAGCTGTAGCCACTAGAATCGGGCTTTTTCCTGAACGGAACTGGTGAAGGGCttcctctctatctctctgtGATCGGTCTCCGTGAATACTGGTACAAGCATATCCTTCGTGGTAtaagaaatcttccagagaatCTGCACCTTTTTTGGTCTCCACAAATACTAAGGTCAGTGAATCCTTTCCTGAAAAATTTGATTGTTTCGTTACTGATAGTGACCAAGCCTCACTATGGAGTCTGTGAATTAACTGGTTTAGTTCTCTTCGCACTTAGAAACACGCAAATGCTGGCAAGTAAAAACAAAATTCGTTTTTAAACGCTAAAGcggaaggtaatttaaaaaagaagggCGGGGAGGGAGTGGTGGTGGGGTGGAAGAAGATCCAAACAAATTCTTCTTACATCTAACAGATGAGATACTATAATTAAAATTTTACCTGTTGCATTTAGGAGATCAAGCAGAAATGACCGTTTGTCTGATTCTTCGACCCAAACTACTTTCTGTGTGATGTTCTCAGAGGTAGAGCCTACTCTGCCTACAGCCAAAAAGATATATTCCTCCAAGAAATCACGGGCAAGCATCtgaaaaagagacaaaaacctTGTTTACATAAATACAAATGTTCTAAATAAAATTTTTGTCCTAAAATGTTCTAAAAACATTTCAGCATCAAACACTACCTGTATTTCCTTAGGAAAAGTGGCACTAAACATCATGGTATGGCGAACACCCTTGGGTGGCATAGTATCTTGCTCAACTATGCGGCGTATCTGAGGTTCAAATCCCATATCCAGCATCCGGTCAGCTTCATCCAGTACTAAATATCTGTCGTGAATAAGACTTAGTTTAGAATCTGATGAGAAACTGCTGGGGATAGCTATGCCTATGAACAATTACACTAACATTCAGCCACGTATTAACTTTCTAGTTTCAAATGTGACACATGTAACACACACAAACAGGATTCCAGGAACCGGATGAGCCAAATTAGCTATTACTTGTTTTTGCCTGTATAAACCCTACAGCTTTTAATGAAGTTTCACTGATTCTTCCACACTATGCAAAAAGTTGTATTACTAAAATCACTAGTAAATACTACGAAGGTAATGAccactaattaaaaaaacattccAGCCTCATACATGAAAATTAACATACTTGCAGAAGTCTAATCCAATCTTTCCTCTTTCCATCATATCTACTAGACGTCCTGGAGTGGCCACTAACAAGTGGCATCCACGTTCTAAGTCTCGAATCTGCTGACCGATATCAGCACCACCATAAACCACACAAGGACGAACTCTAGATCGGTATGAAAACTATAAGGAAAGGGTTTATTAGTCATAAAAAACATCACTAAAATCAATGAAAAAGCAGTAACTGCTAAAATGTGTATTTACTTTTCTGGCTTCCTCATAGATTTGTACAGCCAGTTCTCTTGTTGGGGCTAAAACCAAAGAGATTGGATACTGTTTGCGGCGCCCGTATCTTCCATTTTCCTAAGAAAtaagtacattttaaaaattaaacttatTTATATAATTAAACTTTTAAAGTTCATCACAGCAAAATTCCTTTTGTACACATAAAAAGTAGTTTCCACTGTAAAGACAGGttgaataaaaaatttaaaaaatgacattaagGATATTCAGCATCATTTAGAAATACAGAACTTTTTCTAACAAAAATTTCTCATGTGATAAACAAATTTTTACCTTCACAGCCTTCAAGGCCTCGCCTGGACCATCTGTATATATCTGACTCAAGATAGGCAAGAGAAATGCTGCCGTTTTTCCAGACCCTGTTAAGAAAACACAACTCATTTTTTTTGAATACAAACTAGAATAGGTGGTAAATTTACACAGCCAAGGATGCAAAGAGACTTCTGTGATCTATTTCTTAAACACTGATGTCATTGACATTGACTTCCATTTCAACACTCCTTTGTACACTGCAACCTGTGAAAACCAGTAAGTAGTCAATggtactgccttgtttttctcggTCTCCCAAGTTTCTTTCCACATTTGATAGGGTGTCGTTTTACCactttttaatagaaaataatgGCATTTACCTTCTCTGACATGTTTCTGCCTTGCACAGGTTCtggttttttaaagtgttaatgCAGTCACTCATTGTAAACTGTTAGCATGTAAAGCAGGGGCAAacaaatattttgtaaaataaagGGCTTTAAAGGACACAGTCTGTCTTTGTACTGTAGAAGTAGCCACAGAGTATATATAAATGGATGTGGCTAAGccccataggagccctggtggtgaaatggttaaaagctcaggttgctaaccaagaggtctgcagttcgaatccaccagctgttctttggaaaccctctggggcagttctactgtgtcctgcagctttgctgtgagtcagaatctactgatggcacacaacatgCACCAGTAACACTGTATAAAAACAGATGACATGTTTGGCTGAATGCCTCATTTTGCCAAACCAGAGAGtaagaaatgtaatttttttttttttaaaggtttccaTTTTATACAAATGGAAAGGAAATTTTGCTATCTTATCAATTTTACCAAGGCCCAATTCTGACAGATATAAAACTTTAACTACTCTACACacttgccatcgagttcattccactcacagcaatcctagagaaagcagtagaactgcctcacagggttttcaaggagcggctggtgcaaGTTTTGgcttagcagctgaactgttaaccactgcgccaccaggattcaATAACTATTCTATTTCACCCCAATTCCAAAAAGACTAGAAAGATGGGAGATTATACTTCACCTATGGAGACACCTTTTCCCTAGCTACATTCTGGGGATCACAAACTATTTGCTCTTCCGTCTTAGCCTTCCTATTCCCGTCTTATTGCTAAGTCTCCcaataataaaattaaagttTTTCCCTGTTGCAGGAATCTCAAGATGGTAGATACCAGGTTCAACGTACAGTACTGTACAATATAATTTACTATTTTTGAGCATGCTCAGTTAAGATATTCTTGACAATTTTTATTCTTTCAGGTAAGCTTACCTGTTTGGGCACAAGCCATCAGGTCTCTTTTTTCTTTGATAATAGGAATTGCATGTTTTTGCACTGGAGTAGGACGAGTATAACGAGTAAGCTCAATGTTGCCCATAATAATCTCTCCCATTTCAACATCACTGAACTGTGAATACATTCAACCAGGTCGattaaatgcaaataaaattagaaatgctACATTTCATGCATTTATAAATAGCAAAAAATACATATAGTAAAATTTACTGTATTAAGATTTAACCTACTGTAGGTTTAccaaaaatcaggtaaagtatctcacttaaaaaaaataaaaacagaaaacaaaaaacaaggactCTTGGCTTTAATCTCTCTGAAaaggttttcagtttttttgttcGACACGTTTTCTATTTCAATATTATTTATAACGGTAACATTAATCTTGTGCTCCCCTCTCATAATccaatgagttttttttattacttataaAAGAACTATTAAGCTATTGCTTTGTCAGGAAGCAATGTGACTTTAGGAAGCCCAACTAATCTGatgtacagaaaaagcatttataTACCCTCTATTGTCTTAAAAagtgacacacacaaaaaaacttacACTTTCAATATGTGGAGGACAGTTATTGCCAGTTGCCTCTACTGGTATGTCATCGTATTTCTCAAAGTTAATCCCAGTGTTTCCTCCAGAAAATAGTTCCCTAGAATTAATTGTTACAAGTATGTTATGCTAGGTAGTAAGTCTCTAAACAGTtaacatacatttaaaaaacttACTGTTCCAAGCGTTCACTTGGAGGAAGAGGTTTTGACCAATCATCTTCATCTGATTTGTCACACCAGCGACTGTGTCCGCTGCGTTCAAATTTGCCAAAGCTAGTCCTGTCACCACGACTGCCAATGCCATCATAGTCACTACGTCCACGATCATCAAACCTGAACAGCATAAGCAATTGATCAGATCGTATCATTTAGCCAACACCAAACTATCACCTCTCTAGAAATTTGTGTAGTTAAGTGTTGGTCGCAACTACTCATGGTATCAACAATCCAAGGCTCCTTATTCTCATTTTgtcaaacaacccattgccactgagttgattctgactcagagcaaccacacaggatagagcagaacagtCCACAACTAGAGTTCAATCTGGAACATCATATTTAAAACATCTCTATACATTTTTATAGTTACACAGCTTAAACGGGCCTCACACATGCTCATACTAAGAATTGGGTTTTATAATATCTATGCGAACATGTTTTATATCTGTGAAAAATTATAATCTAAATATACTTGCTattaataaagcaaaaaaaaaaaaaaaacacattgattTACTTATCCCAGTTACAGtcaaacagaaaggaaaattCATTTACATAACAAAACTTAAGATTATTTTAGAGTTTTTATACTATTTTTGAAAAAACTGGACACAAGACTTagatttataataaaatgttaacTATTTAAAATGTGTGTTTGTCGAGGAGCCCTAAAAATCTCAACCAAACAATGGATTTTATTGTATCAAACACAATATccatatttcttttaatttctgtttaacaGGTTAAATTTAGTAAAGTCCTCTTATAACTAACAATGAGGGAGCCAGCATTCTGATTAAAATCTACATAAAAAGCATCATTCTTAAGGGTCAAGAAGAGTACAGAGGATGAAAACTTCACAAATTTACAAGCTGACTTCGAAACTGCTATCATACACACATACAAGTTGAGAAAAAATCATTTTACCTTCCTCTCGATCCGCTTCCGCGATCACTGAAGTAGCTGGATTTTCCTCTTGAATCACGAGACCCAAAACTGCTATATGCATCCTTATCTCTACAACTCCACCCTGAACCATCTTtatcatagaatccttcaataagaaagcaaaaattaGAAACCAACAATACGTTAACATAGGGCCAATGAAAATATTCTTACCAAGACCTTGAAAAAGAAAGCTGTTAACATAGGCCATTGGAAATATTTTTATCAAGATActgacaaagaaaactatgacctggataattgtttttttttttaatcagcaaaCACAGAACAATATTCTGAATGAATACTACGCCAAAGAGGTCCATTGTTTGCACATAGCTAGTACTGTTACACGGTCACCCCatgccaataatttttttttccattctttggtaAGTGTGAATGTGTAATACATGTAAAAAACAGTTAGACATGAATCTATTCCAACTAAATTATTTTAGTAAAACACACAAGATGCTCAATAACCTTAATTTTTCAACTAAGATTTTTAAGTTCAAAAGCAGTAGCTAGGGCAGCCCTAGCATGCTTTTCAGTTCCGCACAATTTGTAACTTCTAAATAAAAATGACAAACCGCATGTATAAACATtgttaaatataaaatacacacttCAGAAAGTTCCAGCTAAACAATGGGTTACCTTAGGGATATTCAGTTACCTAAGGAAAAGCTTAGCCTAATGTAAACAAGAGGTCTACATGTTTAccgaaacaggaaaaaaaaaaagtgccctaaGTATTAGATCAGGGGCTTTTTATACAAATTCATAAAATGTGGAACTCCATATTTTAACTGAATTATCCTCAAACCACTTATATGGGCCACTGTATATAAGCAATCTGCTTGGTGAACAACAGGTATTCATTCAATATAAGTTCCTGGAGAAGGCAACTTGAAAAATTACCTATTAGCAGCAATTTAAACATGACTAGTCGTATTAACCATCTTCAGTACTTAAACAATCTGGCTTAGTCTAAAAACACTTAAAAGATAGACCAAATTAATGGATATAGCCAATATGAAATGCGTTTCAAATGTCTTTCTCCACCAGAAGGACTGCTGAGATGCCCTAATAAGTACATGTAACGAATTGTTTTCAAAAACTACCACTGGACTTCTAAAATGAGGCCTTGGTAATTTCAGGCATAGGAT
It encodes:
- the LOC135229095 gene encoding ATP-dependent RNA helicase DDX3X-like isoform X2: MSHVVVENALGLDQQFAGLDLNSSANQSGGGNTASKGRYIPPHLRNREASKGFYDKDGSGWSCRDKDAYSSFGSRDSRGKSSYFSDRGSGSRGRFDDRGRSDYDGIGSRGDRTSFGKFERSGHSRWCDKSDEDDWSKPLPPSERLEQELFSGGNTGINFEKYDDIPVEATGNNCPPHIESFSDVEMGEIIMGNIELTRYTRPTPVQKHAIPIIKEKRDLMACAQTGSGKTAAFLLPILSQIYTDGPGEALKAVKENGRYGRRKQYPISLVLAPTRELAVQIYEEARKFSYRSRVRPCVVYGGADIGQQIRDLERGCHLLVATPGRLVDMMERGKIGLDFCKYLVLDEADRMLDMGFEPQIRRIVEQDTMPPKGVRHTMMFSATFPKEIQMLARDFLEEYIFLAVGRVGSTSENITQKVVWVEESDKRSFLLDLLNATGKDSLTLVFVETKKGADSLEDFLYHEGYACTSIHGDRSQRDREEALHQFRSGKSPILVATAVAARGLDISNVKHVINFDLPSDIEEYVHRIGRTGRVGNLGLATSFFNERNINITKDLLDLLVEAKQEVPSWLESMACEHHYKGSSRGRSKSRFSGGFGARDYRQSSGSSSSSFSSSRASSRSGGGGHGSSRGFSGGGYGGFYSSDGYGGNYNSQGVDWWGN
- the LOC135229095 gene encoding ATP-dependent RNA helicase DDX3X-like isoform X1, which translates into the protein MSHVVVENALGLDQQFAGLDLNSSANQSGGGNTASKGRYIPPHLRNREASKGFYDKDGSGWSCRDKDAYSSFGSRDSRGKSSYFSDRGSGSRGRFDDRGRSDYDGIGSRGDRTSFGKFERSGHSRWCDKSDEDDWSKPLPPSERLEQELFSGGNTGINFEKYDDIPVEATGNNCPPHIESFSDVEMGEIIMGNIELTRYTRPTPVQKHAIPIIKEKRDLMACAQTGSGKTAAFLLPILSQIYTDGPGEALKAVKENGRYGRRKQYPISLVLAPTRELAVQIYEEARKFSYRSRVRPCVVYGGADIGQQIRDLERGCHLLVATPGRLVDMMERGKIGLDFCKYLVLDEADRMLDMGFEPQIRRIVEQDTMPPKGVRHTMMFSATFPKEIQMLARDFLEEYIFLAVGRVGSTSENITQKVVWVEESDKRSFLLDLLNATGKDSLTLVFVETKKGADSLEDFLYHEGYACTSIHGDRSQRDREEALHQFRSGKSPILVATAVAARGLDISNVKHVINFDLPSDIEEYVHRIGRTGRVGNLGLATSFFNERNINITKDLLDLLVEAKQEVPSWLESMACEHHYKGSSRGRSKSSRFSGGFGARDYRQSSGSSSSSFSSSRASSRSGGGGHGSSRGFSGGGYGGFYSSDGYGGNYNSQGVDWWGN